A single genomic interval of Candidatus Uhrbacteria bacterium harbors:
- a CDS encoding F0F1 ATP synthase subunit A produces MFAIVPLAAEPLFSIGSLPVTNSLINAWVAVALFLVVAFVGTRRIRMTPSGFYNVIEAVVEFMLIEVEKVTSDRARAKKFLPFIGTIFLFVLLSNWMGLIPGVGSFGMWKEIHGELELVPLFRPATSDLNMTFAIAFSAIIFIHLTGLLTVGPLQHISRFINIRGVLLSLRKGPMSILVAVIEFFVGLLEIIGEFAKTLSLALRLFGNIFAGEVLIGVIMGIFSLFLPIPFIFLEILVGIIQATVFSMLTLAFLVMATISHGAHEEEHEGRRLT; encoded by the coding sequence ATGTTTGCCATCGTCCCCCTTGCAGCTGAACCCCTCTTTTCCATCGGATCTCTTCCGGTGACAAATTCCCTGATCAACGCCTGGGTGGCGGTGGCCCTCTTTCTCGTCGTCGCCTTTGTGGGCACTCGTCGTATCCGCATGACTCCATCAGGCTTTTACAACGTAATCGAGGCTGTCGTGGAGTTCATGCTCATTGAAGTTGAGAAAGTCACGAGTGATCGTGCCCGCGCGAAGAAGTTTCTTCCCTTCATCGGCACGATCTTTTTGTTTGTTCTCCTCTCCAACTGGATGGGACTCATCCCCGGCGTCGGGTCGTTTGGCATGTGGAAAGAAATCCACGGTGAACTCGAACTTGTTCCTCTTTTCCGTCCCGCCACGAGCGATCTCAACATGACCTTTGCTATCGCGTTTTCCGCCATCATTTTCATTCATCTCACTGGGCTCTTGACTGTGGGGCCGCTCCAGCACATCAGCAGGTTTATAAATATCCGTGGAGTTCTCCTCTCGCTTCGTAAGGGCCCCATGTCAATCCTTGTGGCGGTCATCGAGTTCTTTGTGGGACTTCTTGAAATCATTGGCGAATTTGCGAAAACCCTTTCGCTTGCGCTGCGGCTTTTCGGCAACATCTTTGCGGGAGAAGTGCTCATCGGGGTGATCATGGGCATTTTCTCCCTCTTTCTCCCAATCCCGTTCATCTTTTTGGAAATTCTCGTCGGCATCATTCAGGCGACGGTATTTTCCATGCTTACACTCGCGTTTTTGGTCATGGCCACCATATCGCATGGTGCTCATGAGGAAGAGCA
- a CDS encoding CvpA family protein, producing the protein MTFSLMDLILLVVLGLFTLAGLYFGLFHTLGSLVGAVFSIFATGYAMPYVSSWLSAWIPLSPPFTVVLFVVLFLIISRLVGFVFWILDETLGIVTRLPFLSSVNHLLGGVFGFVEGVIALGVLIYVINTYIPSGAFLSAIAASPIAGWIVALTGWLTPLLPF; encoded by the coding sequence ATGACCTTTTCTCTCATGGACCTTATTCTTCTTGTCGTGCTCGGTCTCTTCACACTTGCCGGGCTCTACTTTGGGCTCTTCCATACGCTTGGAAGTCTCGTGGGCGCCGTCTTCTCCATCTTTGCTACCGGCTATGCCATGCCCTACGTGAGCAGTTGGCTTTCTGCGTGGATTCCGCTCTCGCCCCCGTTTACGGTTGTGCTGTTTGTCGTGCTTTTCCTTATCATCAGCCGATTGGTGGGATTTGTTTTCTGGATTCTCGATGAGACGCTTGGCATTGTGACGCGTCTCCCGTTTCTCTCTTCGGTTAATCATCTTTTGGGCGGCGTGTTTGGTTTTGTGGAAGGTGTTATTGCGCTTGGCGTGCTCATCTATGTGATCAACACGTACATCCCTTCGGGAGCGTTCCTCTCGGCCATAGCGGCTTCGCCAATTGCCGGATGGATTGTCGCCCTCACCGGCTGGCTGACCCCGTTGTTACCGTTTTAA
- the rsmI gene encoding 16S rRNA (cytidine(1402)-2'-O)-methyltransferase, which yields MGTLFVVATPIGNLQDISARAREILASADLVLCEDTRVTAKLLSVYDIHVRTAALHQHSTDAKHQAYIRLLAEGKTLALVSDAGTPAISDPGGRFVEDVLRALGDEAKIIPIPGPSAVTAVLSVSGFPADTFTFLGFPPQKKGREAFFRSLVHIEHTVVFYESIHRIVKALASLSALLPERQMVLCRELTKLHEHIYRGTPAQVTDALLGDSIKGECVIVLAPARF from the coding sequence ATGGGAACGCTCTTTGTCGTGGCGACGCCCATTGGGAACCTCCAGGATATTTCTGCGCGGGCGCGTGAGATTCTCGCGTCGGCCGATCTTGTGCTGTGCGAGGATACGCGCGTGACGGCAAAACTTCTTTCTGTGTACGACATCCACGTACGCACTGCCGCCCTGCATCAACATTCCACAGATGCGAAACACCAAGCGTATATCCGGCTGCTTGCCGAAGGAAAGACGCTCGCGCTTGTAAGCGACGCGGGAACACCAGCGATTTCCGACCCCGGCGGGAGGTTTGTAGAGGATGTTCTTCGCGCTCTTGGGGATGAAGCAAAGATCATTCCTATCCCCGGGCCGTCCGCAGTTACGGCAGTGTTAAGTGTCTCTGGATTTCCTGCAGACACCTTCACGTTTCTCGGTTTTCCCCCGCAGAAAAAGGGCCGAGAAGCTTTTTTCCGTTCGCTTGTTCACATCGAACATACGGTAGTGTTTTACGAATCTATCCACCGTATTGTGAAGGCGCTCGCGTCTCTTTCGGCTCTTCTGCCGGAGCGCCAGATGGTGCTCTGCCGGGAGCTTACAAAACTGCACGAACATATCTATCGCGGGACGCCGGCGCAAGTGACAGACGCTCTTTTGGGTGATAGCATCAAAGGTGAGTGTGTGATCGTGCTTGCGCCCGCACGGTTTTAA
- a CDS encoding methionine--tRNA ligase, with protein MSRFYLTTTLPYVNADPHIGFALEIVQADVVARLHRQKGEEVIFNTGTDEHGQKIYQKALEQGKEPQAYCNEYAAKFDRLKTALNLSYTHFIRTTSPDHVAAAQEFWRRCDAHGDIYKKNYQTKYCVGCELEKQDSELTDGRCPVHPNLALELREEENYFFRFSNYQKPLLDLYTAHPDFVVPDYRLTEIKNFVEAGLQDFSISRLKEKMPWGVSVPGDEAHVMYVWFDALINYISTLGWPKEGSDFETFWPGVQVAGKDNLRQQSAMWQAMLLSAGLPPSEQIFIHGFITADGAKMSKSLGNVVDPFAMVERYGTDALRYYLLREIVYGADGDFSLSRFDERYNGDLADELGNLLHRVLTMTEKYAEGIAPAPSAQGKQVSVDRAYFEELTDQYRFSEALSLVWDVVRIANQDIENAKPWAMAKEGRFDEVKDELAHLLHLLRQIADMLASYLPETAERMKRALAEPGKPIMKGEPLFPKMETL; from the coding sequence ATGTCTCGTTTTTATCTCACGACAACTCTCCCCTACGTAAATGCCGATCCGCACATCGGATTCGCTCTTGAGATTGTGCAGGCGGATGTTGTGGCGCGCCTCCATCGCCAAAAGGGAGAGGAAGTTATTTTCAACACGGGCACAGACGAACATGGCCAGAAGATTTATCAAAAGGCTCTCGAACAGGGGAAAGAGCCGCAGGCGTACTGTAATGAATATGCCGCAAAATTTGATCGGCTGAAGACGGCGCTTAACCTCTCCTACACGCATTTTATTCGTACGACATCGCCAGACCATGTCGCGGCGGCACAGGAATTTTGGAGGCGTTGCGATGCGCACGGCGACATCTACAAAAAAAATTATCAGACAAAGTATTGCGTCGGGTGCGAATTGGAGAAACAAGACTCGGAGTTGACCGATGGCCGTTGCCCCGTTCATCCGAACCTTGCGCTTGAGCTGCGCGAGGAGGAAAATTATTTTTTCCGTTTTTCCAACTACCAGAAACCCCTCCTGGATCTCTATACGGCACATCCGGATTTTGTCGTGCCGGACTATCGGCTGACCGAAATCAAAAATTTCGTCGAGGCTGGGTTGCAGGATTTCAGCATCTCGCGACTAAAAGAGAAAATGCCGTGGGGAGTAAGCGTGCCGGGTGATGAAGCGCACGTGATGTATGTCTGGTTTGATGCGCTCATTAACTATATCTCTACGCTTGGCTGGCCCAAGGAGGGAAGTGATTTTGAAACCTTCTGGCCTGGGGTGCAGGTGGCGGGGAAGGACAACCTTCGCCAACAGTCGGCAATGTGGCAGGCTATGTTGCTGTCGGCGGGGTTACCTCCATCCGAACAAATTTTCATACATGGTTTTATTACCGCGGATGGGGCGAAGATGAGTAAGTCGCTTGGAAATGTGGTGGATCCGTTTGCGATGGTCGAGCGTTATGGCACAGACGCCCTGCGGTACTATCTTCTGCGCGAGATTGTTTATGGGGCAGACGGGGATTTTTCGCTTTCACGGTTTGACGAACGATACAACGGTGATCTTGCGGATGAGCTTGGCAACTTGCTCCATCGTGTGCTCACCATGACAGAGAAGTACGCAGAGGGGATTGCGCCTGCTCCCTCCGCTCAGGGAAAACAAGTTTCCGTGGACCGCGCCTATTTTGAGGAGCTCACTGACCAGTATCGTTTCAGCGAAGCTCTCTCTCTGGTGTGGGATGTGGTGCGTATCGCCAATCAAGATATTGAGAACGCGAAACCGTGGGCGATGGCGAAAGAGGGGCGTTTCGATGAGGTGAAAGACGAGCTTGCGCACCTTTTGCATCTTCTCCGACAAATTGCTGACATGTTGGCTTCCTATTTGCCGGAGACGGCCGAACGAATGAAGCGCGCACTTGCCGAGCCCGGAAAACCAATAATGAAAGGGGAGCCGCTCTTCCCTAAAATGGAAACTCTATGA
- a CDS encoding TatD family hydrolase, whose protein sequence is MTLFDSHCHVHFRAYKEDRDAVIKRATEEGVFMLTVGTQADTSREAVRVANAHEGVWATVGLHPNHTTAQEFVDESEEDTIAKVKTRTEVFDAEMYRPLAQDPKCVAIGECGLDFYRIPEHLDRTDVIRTQEEMLRRQFDLATELGKPVVIHCRDAHKEQADIIEEYVKKGKLGARGVIHCFTGTKEDALRYLALGFYISFSGVVTFPPRKEGSDPSGGQTPLAPLALVARDIPENRILIETDAPYLAPIPMRGKRNEPAYVRHTAEFLAKLRGVTLEEFAKVTTENTRRVFGI, encoded by the coding sequence ATGACTCTTTTCGATTCCCACTGCCACGTCCATTTTCGTGCTTATAAGGAGGACAGGGATGCTGTTATTAAGCGTGCAACCGAAGAGGGCGTTTTCATGCTTACCGTGGGGACGCAGGCGGATACGTCGCGTGAAGCGGTGCGTGTGGCTAACGCGCATGAAGGTGTGTGGGCGACGGTGGGGCTTCACCCCAATCACACGACGGCACAAGAGTTTGTAGACGAGAGTGAGGAGGACACCATAGCGAAAGTCAAAACGCGCACAGAAGTTTTTGACGCGGAAATGTATCGTCCGCTTGCGCAAGATCCAAAGTGCGTGGCGATTGGGGAGTGCGGACTCGACTTTTATCGCATCCCCGAACATCTTGATCGAACGGACGTCATACGAACGCAAGAAGAGATGCTGCGGCGGCAGTTTGATTTGGCGACCGAACTTGGGAAGCCCGTGGTCATCCATTGCCGCGACGCGCACAAAGAACAGGCAGATATAATTGAAGAGTATGTCAAAAAGGGAAAGCTGGGTGCGCGGGGTGTGATCCATTGTTTTACGGGTACGAAGGAAGATGCCCTTCGGTATCTTGCGCTTGGGTTTTATATTTCGTTTTCGGGGGTCGTGACGTTTCCGCCACGTAAAGAGGGGTCTGACCCCTCCGGGGGTCAGACCCCTCTTGCGCCGCTTGCGCTTGTGGCGCGTGATATTCCGGAGAATCGAATTCTCATCGAAACTGACGCCCCCTATTTAGCGCCTATTCCCATGCGGGGTAAGCGCAATGAGCCGGCGTATGTGCGTCATACAGCAGAATTTTTGGCAAAGTTGCGTGGAGTGACTTTGGAGGAGTTTGCAAAGGTGACAACAGAGAACACGAGGAGAGTATTTGGCATTTGA